In a single window of the Allobranchiibius huperziae genome:
- a CDS encoding alpha-(1->3)-arabinofuranosyltransferase domain-containing protein encodes MEPAARAAPTVMSGEAQTLRVVDRVSHHRPAGSPPDRARVIRVLAVLAMALLPWLVAPGEVQPDTKIDLTLSPWTYLARSVDAWNGHAGLGELQNQAYGYLFPMGPVFGIGHSLGLPAWACQRVWWTILLLVAFLGVQRLVRELRLAGPSVALLAAAAYALCPRVLTLLAENSSEAWPMAVAPWLVLAARPLLRAELDRRGVLRSVAASGLLAAALGGVNAAASGLMLVIPFLFLLTHPQGRRRIGWWVLGVLAGALWWLLPLLVLGGYGYPFLDFIETASMTTAVTSTPNVLRGNSDWIAYILDSAGHPTWQSGWTSAQSLVSIVATSAVAGIGLVGVARLRSHLGRFALLSVLVGTVFMTIGHHGVVGSPVAGQARALLDGSLAPLRNVHKADALIRLPVVLGLAVVLDRLRRSREVAARLTAAALVVLVAAAMTPIWQGRLADSGGYRAVPVSWSVMAHRIDAAAERAGGSTLLFPNARTATYDWGTTSDDPMSALAASPLVFRAAAPLGEPGATRMLDTADQLASSGEVQPGLAAGLARMGIARIVVRHSIASTVGAQPWSLVEATLRRSPGFAYAGSAGTGTDRLTLWTVSESRTVAAYARDDDLRVVGGPESIFDLATVGALAPDQGAQIVGGTTAVGATVPNVVTDSLRWRSYNNGVSAADGYSPTLTGADRTPDHIGARDLPPGGDPANQPVRELIGMSSWSASSSGADPTARTYAGPGAGIAAAFDDDPDTAWRTGDHESDASLSFTPTSRTPLREVDVDLASGPGLDRVGSVRVSVGAVHGATVRVARGQTALRLRLPRAATGAVRIDLKVAGAATDPVIGLTRVSVPGQQLGSIISLPGRVDPTRTSVLLRRDPREHSTAATQGEDPATLRRRVTFSRSGQVVPSVWVRSAASGAGALQLACGQAGVLRIGTSSVPLRLTASAAQVAQGGLLRAQPCATSAAVAVGPQTVSVAPGDGVRAELVYLRRDSSAGVDAGASIPARAYGALRSGDGTVRIGGGGARVVALTEGYNRGWHASLAGRSLPAVRVDGWRQGFVVPAGAAATLHVTFGPTRWQRAGLIVGALAVLALAVLAVGSRRRGRRAVADGPDVTDPSYDGAAPGPTRVTVMAAVLSVGVGVLMSGLAGVVVGALCLLVPRRLVGWGIGGSMAVAGVLLASLGVVDQRSVGAILGQLAGTVTACLLARCLAGVRTGSGGGPAPAPAAPPGPPTPAPPRSSAPSPRPASS; translated from the coding sequence GTGGAACCTGCTGCTCGTGCTGCGCCGACGGTGATGTCCGGCGAGGCGCAGACCCTCCGCGTCGTGGACCGGGTCAGTCACCACCGGCCGGCCGGCAGCCCGCCGGATCGGGCGCGCGTCATCCGCGTCCTGGCGGTCCTGGCGATGGCGCTGCTGCCGTGGCTCGTCGCGCCGGGCGAGGTGCAGCCGGACACCAAGATCGACCTCACGCTCTCCCCGTGGACCTACCTGGCGCGTTCGGTCGACGCGTGGAACGGGCACGCGGGCCTCGGAGAGCTGCAGAACCAGGCCTACGGCTACCTCTTCCCGATGGGCCCCGTCTTCGGCATCGGCCACTCCCTGGGTCTGCCGGCGTGGGCGTGCCAGCGGGTCTGGTGGACGATCCTGCTGCTGGTCGCGTTCCTCGGCGTGCAGCGACTCGTTCGCGAGCTGCGGCTGGCCGGACCGTCCGTCGCGCTGCTCGCGGCAGCGGCGTACGCGCTCTGCCCCCGCGTCCTGACCCTCCTGGCCGAGAACTCCAGCGAGGCGTGGCCGATGGCGGTGGCACCGTGGCTGGTGCTGGCCGCCCGGCCGCTCCTGCGCGCCGAGCTCGACCGGCGGGGCGTGCTGCGGTCGGTCGCGGCCAGCGGGTTGCTGGCCGCCGCCCTCGGCGGGGTCAACGCCGCCGCGTCCGGGCTGATGCTGGTCATCCCGTTCCTGTTCCTGCTGACCCACCCGCAGGGTCGTCGCCGCATCGGGTGGTGGGTGCTCGGCGTCCTGGCCGGCGCGTTGTGGTGGCTGCTGCCGCTGCTCGTCCTCGGCGGATACGGCTACCCGTTCCTGGACTTCATCGAGACGGCCTCGATGACCACGGCGGTCACCTCCACGCCGAACGTGCTGCGCGGGAACTCCGACTGGATCGCCTACATCCTGGACTCGGCCGGACACCCGACCTGGCAGTCGGGGTGGACGAGCGCACAGTCGCTGGTGTCGATCGTGGCGACCAGCGCCGTGGCGGGCATTGGGCTCGTCGGGGTGGCCCGGCTGCGCTCCCACCTCGGCCGGTTCGCGCTGCTGAGCGTCCTCGTCGGCACGGTGTTCATGACGATCGGGCACCACGGCGTCGTCGGCAGCCCGGTGGCGGGACAGGCGCGTGCCCTGCTGGACGGATCGCTGGCGCCGTTGCGCAACGTGCACAAGGCCGACGCGCTGATCCGGCTGCCGGTGGTGCTGGGCCTCGCCGTGGTGCTGGACCGGCTGCGCCGTTCCCGCGAGGTGGCCGCACGTCTCACCGCCGCTGCCCTCGTCGTCCTCGTCGCGGCGGCCATGACCCCGATCTGGCAGGGCCGGCTCGCCGACTCCGGCGGCTACCGCGCCGTCCCGGTGTCCTGGTCGGTGATGGCGCACCGCATCGATGCCGCGGCCGAACGGGCCGGCGGCAGCACGCTGCTCTTCCCCAACGCGCGCACCGCGACGTACGACTGGGGCACCACCAGTGATGACCCGATGAGCGCGCTCGCGGCCTCCCCGCTGGTGTTCCGGGCCGCGGCACCGCTGGGGGAGCCGGGCGCCACCCGGATGCTCGACACCGCCGACCAGCTCGCGTCGTCCGGGGAGGTGCAGCCAGGTCTCGCGGCGGGCCTGGCCCGGATGGGCATCGCGCGCATCGTGGTGCGGCACTCGATCGCCTCCACCGTCGGCGCGCAGCCGTGGTCGCTGGTGGAAGCGACGCTGCGCCGGTCGCCGGGATTCGCGTACGCCGGGTCCGCCGGCACCGGCACCGACCGCCTGACGCTCTGGACGGTGAGCGAGTCGCGCACCGTCGCGGCGTACGCACGGGACGACGACCTCCGGGTGGTCGGCGGCCCGGAATCGATCTTCGACCTGGCGACCGTCGGCGCGCTCGCACCGGACCAGGGGGCGCAGATCGTGGGGGGCACGACGGCCGTGGGTGCGACCGTGCCGAACGTCGTGACCGACTCGCTGCGGTGGCGCTCGTACAACAACGGGGTGTCCGCCGCCGACGGTTACAGCCCGACGCTGACCGGCGCCGACCGGACACCGGACCACATCGGCGCCCGGGACCTGCCGCCCGGCGGCGACCCCGCGAACCAGCCGGTCCGTGAGCTGATCGGGATGTCCTCGTGGTCGGCCTCGTCCTCGGGCGCGGACCCGACCGCCCGGACGTACGCCGGACCGGGCGCCGGCATCGCCGCGGCCTTCGACGACGACCCGGACACCGCCTGGCGCACCGGCGACCACGAGTCGGACGCGAGTCTGTCCTTCACCCCGACCTCGCGGACGCCGCTGCGTGAGGTCGACGTCGACCTCGCCTCCGGGCCGGGGCTGGACCGGGTCGGCTCCGTGCGCGTGTCGGTCGGAGCGGTGCACGGCGCGACGGTGCGGGTGGCACGCGGTCAGACCGCGCTGCGCCTGCGACTGCCACGCGCCGCGACCGGCGCCGTGCGCATCGACCTGAAGGTCGCCGGCGCCGCCACCGACCCGGTCATCGGTCTGACGCGGGTGTCCGTGCCCGGGCAGCAGCTCGGCAGCATCATCTCGCTGCCGGGTCGGGTCGACCCGACGCGGACGTCGGTCCTGCTGCGGCGCGACCCGCGGGAGCACAGCACCGCCGCGACCCAGGGGGAGGACCCGGCGACGCTGCGTCGCAGGGTCACGTTCTCCCGGTCCGGTCAGGTCGTGCCGAGCGTCTGGGTCCGCTCCGCCGCGAGCGGCGCCGGTGCACTGCAGCTCGCGTGCGGCCAGGCGGGCGTGCTGCGCATCGGCACGTCATCGGTGCCGCTGCGCCTCACGGCCTCCGCGGCGCAGGTCGCGCAGGGCGGACTCCTTCGTGCGCAGCCGTGCGCCACGTCGGCGGCCGTGGCCGTCGGGCCGCAGACGGTGTCCGTGGCGCCCGGGGACGGGGTGCGCGCGGAGCTGGTCTACCTGCGGCGGGACTCATCCGCAGGGGTCGACGCCGGCGCGTCCATCCCTGCCCGGGCCTACGGTGCGCTGCGATCCGGGGACGGCACCGTCCGGATCGGTGGGGGAGGTGCGCGGGTGGTGGCGCTGACCGAGGGCTACAACCGTGGATGGCACGCCTCGCTCGCCGGCCGCTCGCTGCCCGCGGTGCGGGTGGACGGCTGGCGGCAGGGATTCGTGGTGCCGGCCGGCGCGGCGGCGACCCTGCACGTGACGTTCGGGCCCACGCGCTGGCAGCGGGCCGGACTGATCGTCGGCGCGCTGGCGGTTCTGGCGCTGGCCGTGCTTGCGGTGGGCAGCCGCCGACGCGGGCGGCGGGCCGTGGCCGACGGACCCGACGTGACGGACCCGTCGTACGACGGTGCGGCACCGGGCCCGACGCGCGTCACCGTGATGGCCGCGGTGCTGTCGGTCGGGGTCGGGGTGCTGATGAGCGGGCTCGCCGGCGTCGTCGTCGGGGCGCTGTGTCTGTTGGTGCCGCGGCGGCTGGTCGGGTGGGGGATCGGCGGGTCGATGGCGGTCGCCGGGGTCCTGCTCGCCTCGCTCGGTGTGGTCGACCAGCGGTCTGTCGGGGCGATCCTCGGTCAGCTGGCCGGCACGGTCACGGCGTGCCTGCTGGCGCGGTGTCTTGCCGGGGTGCGGACCGGGTCCGGCGGTGGGCCTGCGCCAGCACCGGCCGCTCCACCAGGCCCACCGACACCCGCGCCACCACGATCGTCAGCGCCGTCACCGCGACCAGCGTCGTCGTGA
- a CDS encoding class I SAM-dependent methyltransferase produces the protein MSAQRRGLARSARLFHAFTLEQSRPEVFYGALAADSIEMLQELTDLRGASVLDVGAGPAEFASAFRAAGARYVPVDHDPAVPSVRDGGLVATAAALPVADRSVDLVFSSNLWEHVEHPEQVADELVRVVRPGGLVFLSYTNWLSPWGGHETSPWHWLGGERAARRYTRKHGHPPKNTVDQTLYRISVAQGLRWAQAQPEVEVLVARPRYLPDVARHLLRVPGLRELLTWNLLLVLRRR, from the coding sequence ATGAGCGCGCAGCGTCGCGGCCTCGCGCGGTCCGCCCGGCTCTTCCACGCGTTCACCCTCGAGCAAAGTCGGCCCGAGGTGTTCTACGGCGCGCTGGCGGCCGACTCGATCGAGATGCTGCAGGAGCTGACCGACCTGCGGGGTGCCTCGGTGCTGGACGTCGGCGCCGGGCCGGCCGAGTTCGCCAGCGCGTTCCGCGCCGCGGGCGCGCGCTACGTGCCGGTCGACCACGACCCGGCGGTCCCGTCGGTCCGTGACGGCGGTCTCGTCGCGACCGCCGCGGCGCTTCCGGTGGCCGACCGCAGCGTCGACCTGGTCTTCAGCAGCAACCTGTGGGAGCACGTGGAGCACCCCGAGCAGGTCGCCGACGAACTGGTCCGCGTCGTGCGCCCGGGCGGACTGGTCTTCCTCTCCTACACCAACTGGCTCTCGCCCTGGGGCGGGCACGAGACGTCGCCATGGCACTGGCTGGGCGGCGAGCGCGCGGCGCGCCGTTACACCCGCAAGCACGGTCACCCGCCGAAGAACACGGTCGACCAGACGCTCTACCGGATCAGCGTGGCGCAGGGCCTGCGCTGGGCGCAGGCGCAACCCGAGGTCGAGGTGCTGGTCGCCCGCCCGCGGTACCTGCCCGACGTGGCGCGGCACCTGCTGAGGGTGCCGGGGCTGCGCGAGCTGCTGACGTGGAACCTGCTGCTCGTGCTGCGCCGACGGTGA
- a CDS encoding class I SAM-dependent methyltransferase, with amino-acid sequence MAATGVAAIREDCEICRARLRPRALRGGGALARCERCGHLLRDLRDSPAAHRDLAYGGEPTLDRIRLDLTYRAMLRAVPGDAPRSVFEVGYGSGSMLRRFLDGGATIAGADPDQLRIGVDPLVVTQGRLSGGSVEDVLRDGADPVDLVYGIHVLEHVLDPVATLAVAFDLVRPRGVVQFLTPAGDSDGVRLYGSAWWMLEDPTHVRFFTADSLARAATDAGFVDVVVRRPVLDSLTTDAASAVRRWRPAPRPRGVLASRSVIAAGLASAPLVLAARAVRPTMRPTLHLIARRPR; translated from the coding sequence ATGGCCGCCACGGGTGTCGCCGCGATCCGCGAGGACTGCGAGATCTGCCGCGCCCGGTTGCGCCCGCGCGCACTGCGTGGCGGCGGCGCGCTCGCCCGGTGCGAGCGATGTGGTCATCTGCTGCGCGATCTTCGCGATTCACCCGCCGCGCATCGGGACCTGGCCTACGGCGGTGAGCCCACCCTCGACCGGATCCGGCTGGACCTGACCTACCGGGCGATGCTGCGCGCCGTGCCGGGCGACGCGCCGCGGTCGGTGTTCGAGGTCGGCTACGGCAGCGGGTCGATGCTGCGGCGGTTCCTCGACGGCGGCGCCACGATCGCGGGCGCCGACCCCGACCAGCTGCGGATCGGCGTCGACCCGCTCGTCGTGACGCAGGGCAGGTTGTCCGGGGGGAGTGTGGAGGACGTGCTGCGCGACGGCGCGGACCCGGTCGATCTGGTCTACGGCATCCACGTGCTCGAACACGTCCTGGACCCGGTCGCGACGCTGGCCGTGGCGTTCGACCTCGTGCGGCCTAGGGGAGTCGTGCAGTTCCTCACCCCGGCGGGGGACAGCGACGGAGTACGCCTCTACGGATCGGCGTGGTGGATGCTCGAGGACCCCACCCACGTGCGGTTCTTCACGGCGGACAGCCTCGCGCGCGCCGCGACCGACGCGGGCTTCGTCGATGTCGTGGTCCGCCGGCCGGTGCTCGACAGCCTCACGACGGACGCCGCCAGCGCCGTACGCCGCTGGCGTCCTGCTCCCCGTCCACGCGGCGTGCTGGCCTCCCGCAGCGTGATCGCCGCCGGGCTCGCCTCCGCACCGCTGGTGCTGGCGGCCCGAGCGGTGCGGCCCACCATGCGCCCCACCCTGCACCTGATCGCCCGGCGGCCCCGATGA
- a CDS encoding glycosyltransferase family 4 protein: protein MSGDADTTSASNVPMRILYLSWRDRENPEAGGAETFTERTAQILTERGHRVTIFTSRFPGARAVDRHGDVDVVRRGGRFTCYLRGMLYAARHRGDYDVVLDVQNGVPFWAPLLARNPVVNITHHVHRDQWRSLFPRPIAAVGWFLESKVAPRVYRRSRYVTVSQATRADLASLGIDPQRVDLVYSGNDHPADLESYRSVARSSEPSMTVLGRLVPHKQVELAIDVVADLSDVLPTLTLDVVGSGYWEPQLREHAAQRGVADRVHFHGFVEESTKHTLLAQSWLMLVPSHKEGWGLIIVEAGLHATPSVAFAEAGGPSESILHGLTGLLSKDYADMRAQARLILQDEGLRGQLGAAARDHAHSFSWWSAAERLEHTLHSVLGHRARPDQPATLGPGSVDLQQVHGPVPVPVIAPGVPAALDVQDVNDIVEEHGTVDDAGTQTADADEPAALHR from the coding sequence GTGAGCGGCGACGCTGACACGACATCGGCCAGCAACGTGCCGATGCGCATTCTCTACCTCTCGTGGCGTGACCGGGAGAACCCGGAGGCGGGCGGCGCGGAGACCTTCACCGAACGCACCGCACAGATCCTCACGGAACGCGGCCACCGCGTCACCATCTTCACCAGCCGCTTCCCAGGTGCCCGCGCCGTCGATCGGCACGGCGACGTGGACGTCGTACGCCGCGGGGGCCGCTTCACCTGCTACCTGCGGGGCATGCTGTACGCCGCCCGCCACCGCGGCGACTACGACGTGGTCCTCGACGTGCAGAACGGGGTGCCGTTCTGGGCGCCGCTGCTCGCCCGGAACCCGGTCGTGAACATCACCCATCACGTCCATCGGGACCAGTGGCGCTCGCTCTTCCCCCGGCCGATCGCAGCGGTCGGATGGTTCCTGGAGAGCAAGGTCGCGCCCCGCGTCTACCGCCGCTCGCGGTACGTCACCGTCTCCCAGGCCACCCGCGCCGACCTCGCGTCGCTCGGCATCGATCCCCAGCGGGTCGACCTCGTCTACTCCGGCAACGACCACCCGGCCGATCTGGAGTCCTACCGCTCGGTGGCACGCTCGAGCGAGCCGTCCATGACGGTGCTCGGCCGTCTGGTGCCGCACAAGCAGGTGGAGCTGGCGATCGACGTCGTCGCCGACCTGAGCGACGTGCTGCCCACCCTGACCCTGGACGTCGTCGGCTCGGGCTACTGGGAGCCGCAGCTGCGTGAGCACGCGGCGCAACGGGGCGTGGCCGACCGGGTCCACTTCCACGGCTTCGTGGAGGAATCGACCAAGCACACCCTGCTCGCGCAGTCCTGGCTCATGCTGGTGCCCTCCCACAAGGAGGGGTGGGGGCTGATCATCGTCGAGGCCGGCCTGCACGCCACCCCCAGCGTCGCCTTCGCCGAGGCGGGCGGTCCCAGCGAGTCGATCCTGCACGGACTGACCGGTCTGCTGTCCAAGGACTACGCCGACATGCGCGCTCAGGCCCGCCTGATCCTGCAGGACGAGGGCCTGCGCGGCCAGCTCGGCGCCGCGGCTCGCGACCACGCGCACAGCTTCAGCTGGTGGTCGGCCGCCGAACGTCTCGAGCACACCCTGCACTCGGTGCTCGGCCACCGCGCCCGCCCCGACCAGCCGGCCACCCTGGGGCCGGGATCGGTCGATCTGCAGCAGGTGCACGGGCCGGTGCCCGTCCCGGTGATCGCGCCGGGCGTGCCGGCCGCCCTGGACGTGCAGGACGTGAACGACATCGTCGAGGAGCACGGCACGGTCGACGATGCCGGCACGCAGACGGCGGACGCCGACGAGCCGGCCGCGCTGCACCGCTAG
- a CDS encoding glycosyltransferase family 4 protein produces MSRRLLWVSLPDQRARRELYWMSRMPRTQVTALAAQQPVGDIEWVPSTYRRPVKRFVEAGALAWVRGLGDQDPAAYDWVTSLELCSLVTGQAARWRSRGTRRPLQAVITWENLPDQPLYKIPPYRQAVHASRGADLLLCMVDAARDHLLENGFHEDRIQVVKPGVDTTLFAPAPQPAVEPVVVFTSPLAENKGIDRVLDAMALVRRTVPEARLVVAGNGPLRERVGQEARDHPGQVELRGSLDAGGVAELLRSAAVFCTAPRATWKWTEQLGLAYLEAQSCGLPVVTTRCGTNDEAVQPPNLLVDDDVDELAQGLLHFLTDLPRAREVGAANRARMLAEHDLPTQCARMGEAFASVEAQHR; encoded by the coding sequence GTGAGCCGTCGCCTGCTCTGGGTGTCGCTGCCCGACCAGCGGGCGAGGCGCGAGCTCTACTGGATGTCCCGCATGCCGCGGACGCAGGTCACGGCTCTGGCTGCCCAGCAGCCGGTCGGCGACATCGAGTGGGTGCCGAGCACCTACCGGCGCCCGGTGAAGCGCTTCGTCGAGGCGGGTGCGCTGGCGTGGGTGCGCGGGCTGGGGGATCAGGACCCGGCGGCGTACGACTGGGTCACGAGTCTCGAGTTGTGCTCGCTGGTCACCGGTCAGGCGGCTCGCTGGCGCTCGCGCGGCACGCGTCGCCCGCTGCAGGCCGTCATCACCTGGGAGAACCTGCCGGATCAGCCGCTCTACAAGATCCCGCCCTACCGGCAGGCCGTGCACGCCAGCCGCGGCGCCGACCTGCTGCTGTGCATGGTGGACGCCGCTCGGGATCACCTGCTGGAGAACGGTTTCCACGAAGACCGGATCCAGGTCGTCAAGCCCGGCGTCGACACCACGCTCTTCGCACCCGCGCCGCAGCCGGCCGTCGAACCGGTCGTGGTGTTCACCTCCCCGCTCGCGGAGAACAAGGGCATCGACCGGGTCCTCGACGCGATGGCGCTCGTACGCCGCACCGTCCCCGAGGCGCGTCTGGTCGTCGCCGGCAACGGTCCGCTGCGCGAACGTGTCGGACAGGAGGCACGCGATCACCCCGGGCAGGTGGAGTTGCGCGGCAGCCTGGACGCCGGCGGTGTCGCGGAGCTGTTGCGCTCGGCCGCGGTGTTCTGCACCGCGCCCCGCGCTACCTGGAAATGGACCGAGCAGCTGGGCCTGGCCTACCTCGAGGCGCAGTCGTGCGGCCTGCCCGTGGTGACCACCCGGTGCGGCACCAACGACGAGGCCGTGCAGCCGCCGAACCTGCTGGTCGACGACGACGTGGACGAGCTGGCGCAGGGCCTGCTGCACTTCCTCACCGACCTGCCGCGCGCCCGGGAGGTCGGGGCCGCGAACCGGGCCCGGATGCTCGCCGAGCACGACCTGCCGACGCAGTGTGCCCGGATGGGGGAGGCGTTCGCCTCGGTCGAGGCGCAGCACCGGTGA
- a CDS encoding glycosyltransferase: MDTSTEHVDGLVSVVVPTRDNERTIDACLASVRAQTHVDVELIVVDNHSTDATPRIAERYADRVITAGPERSAQRNTGIAAARGEWVLWLDSDMILPPDSITAAVRTARDTDAVGVALPERTIGDGFWTACRALERECYLTQPWLHNPRLVRRDFLIDDGGFRLDMSGPEDADLRLRMHAAGARIELADVLVDHDEGHLTVPDVLRKRYYYGRSIPALQGQHGGAVGEQGRALVKSYVDARGLLARDPAHAAGMVLLRGLEVVGYTLGARRGRRDRRTAGRAGATA; the protein is encoded by the coding sequence GTGGACACCAGCACTGAGCACGTCGACGGACTCGTCTCCGTCGTCGTCCCCACCCGCGACAACGAGCGCACCATCGACGCCTGCCTGGCGTCGGTGCGGGCGCAGACCCATGTCGATGTCGAGCTGATCGTCGTCGACAACCACAGCACGGATGCGACCCCCCGGATCGCCGAGCGGTACGCCGACCGCGTCATCACCGCCGGCCCCGAGCGGTCCGCGCAGCGCAACACCGGCATCGCCGCGGCGCGAGGGGAGTGGGTGCTGTGGCTCGACAGCGACATGATCCTGCCCCCGGACAGCATCACGGCGGCGGTGCGGACCGCGCGTGACACAGATGCAGTCGGTGTCGCTCTGCCCGAACGAACCATCGGCGACGGTTTCTGGACCGCGTGCCGGGCACTGGAACGTGAGTGCTACCTGACCCAGCCGTGGCTGCACAACCCGCGGCTGGTGCGGCGCGACTTCCTGATCGACGACGGCGGATTCCGGCTCGACATGTCCGGGCCGGAGGACGCCGACCTGCGGTTGCGGATGCACGCCGCCGGTGCCCGCATCGAGCTGGCGGACGTCCTCGTCGACCACGACGAGGGCCACCTCACCGTGCCCGACGTGCTGCGCAAGCGCTACTACTACGGTCGCAGCATCCCCGCGCTCCAGGGTCAGCACGGGGGAGCCGTCGGCGAGCAGGGACGTGCGCTGGTCAAGTCGTACGTCGACGCGCGCGGCCTGCTGGCCCGCGATCCGGCGCACGCCGCCGGGATGGTGCTGCTGCGGGGGCTGGAGGTCGTCGGCTACACCCTCGGTGCGCGCCGCGGGCGTCGCGACCGTCGTACGGCGGGCCGCGCCGGGGCGACCGCGTGA